One Aegilops tauschii subsp. strangulata cultivar AL8/78 chromosome 7, Aet v6.0, whole genome shotgun sequence genomic window carries:
- the LOC109759626 gene encoding protein SOSEKI 3 isoform X1, giving the protein MEGRARRRGTGTGTSASPGRNKVWVEPPGKSQHHPPRRSPPPPPPAAAGKRVAVVYYLCRSRHLEHPHFIEVPLASPEAGLYLRDVINRLNVLRGKGMAAMYSWSCKRSYKNGFVWHDISEDDLVLPAQGNEYILKGSELLDRSPPDRQQNGLSNTKAESPKHPQQESPQSRGSQEGCSSSSSPSPSAVIKEASPPTPTQQPQQLAHSTFVPSSSASTNREDEQCRTTHSGSSGNLSPEPVGTNVPLSEASSPGPSEYRVCKPIGAQDASTQTDDSERDVPSKRTCAAGIRTEDCTSDAEIQECHERSTQASPKVPLLVRESPQVCSSDASPGGRVETLESLIRAEASRRSSYNKVLEEEHLYGPMGVKLKPANLLMQLITCGSISVKDHRGFGLIPTYRPRFTQVEFPSPMFSTPMALRHLDNVPCSARTIGIRVSESEHLSSESLVEESKQEESGRGEIPTLKRSSSYDEDRVYTAPDSRRDMESLAESGSFRCLPQTIKMISCKQSRSGTAFSPNSDVRYSSSQQERSTASSPLGSSRGASNRMTDPLGKLSSSRGESFHEEKDKMIKIEERLASGARVIIQSAPLCEESDDSIESL; this is encoded by the exons ATGgaggggagggcgcggcggcggggcaccgGCACCGGCACCAGCGCGAGCCCTGGCCGCAACAAGGTCTGGGTCGAGCCGCCGGGCAAGAGCCAGCACCACCCTCCGCGccgctcgcctccgccgcccccTCCCGCGGCCGCGGGGAAGAGGGTGGCGGTCGTCTACTACCTCTGCCGCAGCCGCCACCTGGAGCATCCCCACTTCATCGAGGTGCCGCTCGCCTCGCCGGAGGCCGGCCTCTACCTGCGAG ATGTGATTAACCGCCTTAACGTGCTGCGAGGGAAGGGCATGGCGGCCATGTACTCCTGGTCCTGCAAGAG GAGCTACAAAAACGGCTTCGTGTGGCACGACATCTCCGAGGACGATCTGGTGCTCCCTGCACAAGGCAACGAGTACATCCTCAAGGGCTCCGAGCTCCTGGACCGATCGCCGCCTG ATCGGCAGCAGAATGGCCTTAGCAACACCAAGGCCGAGAGTCCCAAGCACCCTCAACAAGAGTCTCCTCAGTCGCGAGGATCACAAGAAGGGTGCTCGTCATCGTCATCCCCATCCCCATCTGCTGTTATCAAAGAGGCCTCACCTCCAACTCCTACCCAGCAACCACAACAGCTGGCGCACTCCACATTTGTGCCATCATCATCTGCTTCCACCAATCGCGAGGACGAGCAATGCAGGACTACACATTCTGGCTCATCGGGGAACCTGTCCCCTGAACCAGTAGGAACTAATGTTCCATTATCAGAGGCAAGCTCCCCTGGACCTTCCGAGTACAGAGTTTGCAAACCCATCGGAGCACAGGATGCGTCCACACAAACTGATGACAGTGAGAGGGATGTTCCTTCTAAACGTACTTGCGCTGCAGGAATCCGTACAGAGGATTGTACATCAGATGCTGAAATTCAAGAGTGTCATGAAAGAAGCACGCAAGCATCGCCAAAGGTCCCTCTACTTGTTCGAGAATCACCACAGGTGTGTTCATCTGATGCTTCTCCCGGTGGCAGAGTTGAGACATTGGAGTCCCTGATAAGGGCAGAGGCCAGTAGGAGGAGTAGCTATAATAAGGTACTAGAGGAAGAACATCTCTATGGCCCAATGGGTGTGAAGCTGAAGCCAGCCAATTTGCTCATGCAGCTCATCACCTGTGGGTCCATCTCTGTGAAAGATCACCGTGGCTTTGGCCTCATCCCAACATACAGACCACGGTTTACTCAAGTTGAATTCCCTTCTCCAATGTTCTCTACTCCTATGGCATTGCGGCACCTTGACAATGTTCCTTGTAGCGCAAGAACAATTGGAATAAGAGTTTCTGAGTCAGAGCATTTAAGTAGTGAAAGCTTGGTCGAGGAGAGTAAGCAGGAAGAGTCAGGGAGAGGAGAAATACCCACACTCAAACGCTCATCATCTTACGACGAGGATAG AGTGTATACAGCGCCAGACTCTAGAAGGGATATGGAAAGCTTGGCCGAGTCGGGTAGTTTCAGATGTCTCCCACAGACTATCAAAATGATATCATGTAAGCAATCCAGAAGTGGAACAGCATTCTCCCCCAACTCTGATGTCAGGTACAGCTCTAGTCAACAAGAACGTAGTACTGCATCCTCACCACTTGGTTCATCAAGAGGTGCAAGCAATAGGATGACTGACCCACTAGGTAAATTATCTTCATCAAGGGGAGAGTCATTCCATGAGGAGAAGGACAAAATGATCAAGATCGAAGAAAG GCTTGCTTCTGGAGCACGGGTTATAATCCAATCTGCACCCTTGTGTGAAGAAAGTGATGACAGCATCGAATCACTGTAA
- the LOC109759626 gene encoding protein SOSEKI 3 isoform X2, giving the protein MEGRARRRGTGTGTSASPGRNKVWVEPPGKSQHHPPRRSPPPPPPAAAGKRVAVVYYLCRSRHLEHPHFIEVPLASPEAGLYLRDVINRLNVLRGKGMAAMYSWSCKRSYKNGFVWHDISEDDLVLPAQGNEYILKGSELLDRSPPDRQQNGLSNTKAESPKHPQQESPQSRGSQEGCSSSSSPSPSAVIKEASPPTPTQQPQQLAHSTFVPSSSASTNREDEQCRTTHSGSSGNLSPEPVGTNVPLSEASSPGPSEYRVCKPIGAQDASTQTDDSERDVPSKRTCAAGIRTEDCTSDAEIQECHERSTQASPKVPLLVRESPQVCSSDASPGGRVETLESLIRAEASRRSSYNKVLEEEHLYGPMGVKLKPANLLMQLITCGSISVKDHRGFGLIPTYRPRFTQVEFPSPMFSTPMALRHLDNVPCSARTIGIRVSESEHLSSESLVEESKQEESGRGEIPTLKRSSSYDEDRVYTAPDSRRDMESLAESGSFRCLPQTIKMISCKQSRSGTAFSPNSDVRGESFHEEKDKMIKIEERLASGARVIIQSAPLCEESDDSIESL; this is encoded by the exons ATGgaggggagggcgcggcggcggggcaccgGCACCGGCACCAGCGCGAGCCCTGGCCGCAACAAGGTCTGGGTCGAGCCGCCGGGCAAGAGCCAGCACCACCCTCCGCGccgctcgcctccgccgcccccTCCCGCGGCCGCGGGGAAGAGGGTGGCGGTCGTCTACTACCTCTGCCGCAGCCGCCACCTGGAGCATCCCCACTTCATCGAGGTGCCGCTCGCCTCGCCGGAGGCCGGCCTCTACCTGCGAG ATGTGATTAACCGCCTTAACGTGCTGCGAGGGAAGGGCATGGCGGCCATGTACTCCTGGTCCTGCAAGAG GAGCTACAAAAACGGCTTCGTGTGGCACGACATCTCCGAGGACGATCTGGTGCTCCCTGCACAAGGCAACGAGTACATCCTCAAGGGCTCCGAGCTCCTGGACCGATCGCCGCCTG ATCGGCAGCAGAATGGCCTTAGCAACACCAAGGCCGAGAGTCCCAAGCACCCTCAACAAGAGTCTCCTCAGTCGCGAGGATCACAAGAAGGGTGCTCGTCATCGTCATCCCCATCCCCATCTGCTGTTATCAAAGAGGCCTCACCTCCAACTCCTACCCAGCAACCACAACAGCTGGCGCACTCCACATTTGTGCCATCATCATCTGCTTCCACCAATCGCGAGGACGAGCAATGCAGGACTACACATTCTGGCTCATCGGGGAACCTGTCCCCTGAACCAGTAGGAACTAATGTTCCATTATCAGAGGCAAGCTCCCCTGGACCTTCCGAGTACAGAGTTTGCAAACCCATCGGAGCACAGGATGCGTCCACACAAACTGATGACAGTGAGAGGGATGTTCCTTCTAAACGTACTTGCGCTGCAGGAATCCGTACAGAGGATTGTACATCAGATGCTGAAATTCAAGAGTGTCATGAAAGAAGCACGCAAGCATCGCCAAAGGTCCCTCTACTTGTTCGAGAATCACCACAGGTGTGTTCATCTGATGCTTCTCCCGGTGGCAGAGTTGAGACATTGGAGTCCCTGATAAGGGCAGAGGCCAGTAGGAGGAGTAGCTATAATAAGGTACTAGAGGAAGAACATCTCTATGGCCCAATGGGTGTGAAGCTGAAGCCAGCCAATTTGCTCATGCAGCTCATCACCTGTGGGTCCATCTCTGTGAAAGATCACCGTGGCTTTGGCCTCATCCCAACATACAGACCACGGTTTACTCAAGTTGAATTCCCTTCTCCAATGTTCTCTACTCCTATGGCATTGCGGCACCTTGACAATGTTCCTTGTAGCGCAAGAACAATTGGAATAAGAGTTTCTGAGTCAGAGCATTTAAGTAGTGAAAGCTTGGTCGAGGAGAGTAAGCAGGAAGAGTCAGGGAGAGGAGAAATACCCACACTCAAACGCTCATCATCTTACGACGAGGATAG AGTGTATACAGCGCCAGACTCTAGAAGGGATATGGAAAGCTTGGCCGAGTCGGGTAGTTTCAGATGTCTCCCACAGACTATCAAAATGATATCATGTAAGCAATCCAGAAGTGGAACAGCATTCTCCCCCAACTCTGATGTCAG GGGAGAGTCATTCCATGAGGAGAAGGACAAAATGATCAAGATCGAAGAAAG GCTTGCTTCTGGAGCACGGGTTATAATCCAATCTGCACCCTTGTGTGAAGAAAGTGATGACAGCATCGAATCACTGTAA